A window of Agrobacterium tumefaciens contains these coding sequences:
- a CDS encoding PAS domain-containing protein, whose product MTNLRAAPVWPIGGGETGELVRRFDWSKTSLGPICDWPQNLRQKANSVVNSPIPQVLMWGRDHVMIYNDGYAEIAGNYHPQALGGTVPGIWPEIWDWNSRILEAGFRGEVMAYRDQPMTLMRHGAPEEVIFDLFYTPIYNEGGTVDGVLCTVLENTDKVRALEALEQSRLELSRLTNALPILVGYVDCNYVYKFANDGYLEWFGRSADEVIGHSVPDIVGEEFFAARKPYLDRALNGESIVSDTVIRRPDGTTRAAEIRYMPRYVADGSVNGIYVLIIDIEDRKRSEQEILISNNRFRAAVEAVHGVLWTNSADGRMLGEQPAWAALTGQTAEEYQGFGWADAVHPDDRQGSVDSWNKAVAEKSTYIWEHRVRRHDGVYRTFAIRGVPIFDKNGAIAEWVGVHTDITEQRQAEDTLKEHASNLEREIRHRIRAEEQLRQLNEGLEARVEAEMAERRQAEKALLQSQKMESIGQLTGGVAHDFNNLLQVIAGNLQLLSKDVIGNERAERRLENALAGVHRGAKLASQLLAFGRRQALEPRVINISRFVTGMDDLLRRSLGEAIEVEVITSGGLWNTYADPNQVENALLNLAINARDAMEGHGKLTIEVGNAVLDRDYARKHSDVSPGQYVMLAVTDTGSGMSPEVLEKVFEPFFSTKPEGKGTGLGLSMVYGFAKQSSGHVNIYSEVGQGTTVKMYLPRSAADEDREVVMPTGPIEGGTETILVVEDDEEVRNTVVETLGDLGYRVLTARDAQAGLTVVESGIPIDVIFTDVVMPGPLKSREMARRAQERLPNLAVLFTSGYTENSIVHGGKLDAGVELLSKPYTREALARRIRHVIANRKQVSLARARPAAAPGHAKSSGLPGAAEKENRSVRVLLVEDDELIRMNSTEMLSDSGFAVIEAGNAAEALQVIEADRVDVLVTDLGLPDMMGGELAVEALRRRPGLAVVFATGDSNLPEGAPENAVLLTKPYDEQQIVSAVRQAHSTKSELAE is encoded by the coding sequence ATGACCAATCTTCGTGCTGCCCCGGTATGGCCCATCGGCGGCGGTGAAACGGGTGAGCTTGTGCGCCGCTTCGACTGGTCGAAGACCTCGCTCGGTCCGATCTGTGACTGGCCACAAAATCTGAGACAAAAAGCCAACTCCGTCGTCAATTCACCCATTCCGCAGGTGCTGATGTGGGGCCGCGATCATGTGATGATCTACAATGACGGCTATGCGGAGATCGCCGGTAATTATCATCCGCAGGCGCTGGGCGGCACGGTGCCTGGCATCTGGCCGGAAATCTGGGACTGGAACAGCCGTATTCTCGAAGCCGGTTTTCGCGGTGAGGTCATGGCCTACCGCGACCAGCCGATGACGCTGATGCGACATGGCGCACCGGAAGAGGTGATCTTCGATCTGTTCTACACGCCGATCTACAATGAAGGCGGCACAGTCGACGGCGTTCTGTGCACCGTGCTTGAAAACACTGACAAGGTGCGGGCGCTGGAAGCGCTGGAGCAGAGCCGCCTGGAGCTTAGCCGGCTGACCAATGCACTGCCCATTCTGGTCGGGTATGTGGACTGCAATTACGTCTATAAATTCGCCAATGATGGCTATCTGGAGTGGTTTGGCCGTAGCGCCGATGAGGTGATTGGCCACAGTGTTCCCGATATCGTCGGCGAAGAGTTTTTTGCCGCGCGCAAACCCTATCTCGATCGGGCGCTCAACGGTGAGAGCATCGTCTCCGACACGGTCATCCGCCGGCCGGATGGCACAACACGCGCCGCCGAAATCCGCTATATGCCGCGTTACGTCGCCGATGGTTCCGTCAACGGGATCTATGTTCTGATCATCGATATCGAAGACCGCAAGCGGTCCGAGCAGGAAATCCTCATCAGCAATAACCGTTTCCGGGCGGCGGTGGAGGCGGTGCACGGGGTGCTTTGGACCAACAGTGCCGATGGCAGAATGCTGGGGGAACAGCCTGCCTGGGCGGCGTTGACAGGTCAGACGGCTGAAGAATACCAGGGTTTTGGCTGGGCCGATGCCGTGCATCCGGACGACCGGCAGGGGTCGGTGGATAGCTGGAACAAGGCTGTCGCCGAGAAGTCGACCTATATCTGGGAACACCGCGTGCGCCGTCACGATGGCGTCTATCGGACGTTTGCAATCCGTGGGGTTCCGATCTTTGATAAGAATGGTGCGATTGCCGAATGGGTGGGGGTCCACACGGACATCACCGAACAGCGTCAGGCTGAGGATACGCTCAAGGAACATGCCAGCAACCTCGAGCGCGAGATTCGCCACCGAATCAGGGCGGAAGAGCAGCTTCGGCAATTGAATGAAGGTCTTGAGGCCAGGGTCGAGGCGGAAATGGCGGAGCGACGCCAGGCGGAAAAAGCCCTGCTGCAGTCGCAGAAGATGGAATCCATCGGTCAGCTGACCGGCGGTGTGGCGCATGATTTCAACAATCTTCTTCAGGTGATTGCCGGAAATCTGCAACTGCTGTCGAAGGACGTGATCGGCAATGAGCGCGCCGAACGGCGGCTGGAGAACGCGCTGGCGGGCGTCCATCGGGGCGCGAAGCTCGCCAGCCAGCTTTTGGCCTTCGGCCGCCGTCAGGCGCTGGAACCGCGGGTCATCAACATTTCCCGTTTCGTCACGGGCATGGACGATCTGCTGCGCCGGTCGCTCGGCGAGGCGATCGAGGTGGAAGTCATCACCTCTGGTGGTCTCTGGAATACCTATGCCGACCCCAACCAGGTGGAGAACGCCCTTCTCAATCTCGCGATCAATGCGCGCGACGCCATGGAAGGTCACGGAAAACTGACAATCGAAGTCGGAAATGCGGTTCTCGACCGCGATTATGCCCGCAAGCATTCGGACGTTTCGCCGGGACAATATGTGATGCTCGCCGTCACCGATACCGGCTCCGGCATGTCGCCGGAGGTTCTCGAAAAGGTGTTTGAACCGTTCTTTTCGACAAAACCGGAGGGCAAGGGGACGGGCCTTGGCCTTTCGATGGTTTATGGTTTTGCGAAACAGTCCAGCGGCCACGTCAACATCTACAGCGAGGTAGGGCAGGGCACGACGGTGAAGATGTATCTGCCGCGCTCCGCTGCCGATGAGGACAGGGAAGTGGTCATGCCGACCGGTCCCATCGAGGGTGGAACAGAGACCATCCTGGTGGTCGAGGATGACGAGGAGGTGCGCAACACTGTCGTCGAGACGCTTGGCGACCTTGGCTACCGGGTGCTGACGGCGCGCGATGCGCAGGCGGGTTTGACCGTGGTGGAAAGCGGTATTCCGATCGACGTGATTTTCACCGACGTGGTCATGCCGGGGCCTCTGAAAAGCAGGGAAATGGCCCGCCGCGCACAGGAACGGCTGCCCAATCTCGCCGTTCTCTTCACCTCGGGTTACACCGAAAACTCCATCGTCCACGGCGGCAAGCTGGATGCCGGGGTCGAGCTTCTCTCCAAGCCGTATACGCGCGAAGCGCTGGCACGGCGCATTCGCCATGTCATCGCCAACCGCAAGCAGGTTTCCCTGGCAAGAGCGCGGCCGGCCGCCGCGCCGGGTCACGCGAAATCGTCGGGACTCCCCGGCGCAGCGGAGAAGGAAAACCGGTCAGTACGGGTTCTTCTGGTCGAGGATGATGAACTGATCCGGATGAACTCGACGGAGATGCTGTCGGATAGCGGCTTTGCCGTCATCGAAGCCGGAAATGCCGCTGAGGCGCTTCAGGTGATCGAGGCGGACCGCGTTGACGTTCTCGTTACCGATCTTGGCCTGCCCGACATGATGGGGGGTGAGCTGGCAGTGGAGGCCCTGCGCCGCAGACCGGGGCTAGCCGTCGTGTTTGCGACCGGCGACAGCAACCTGCCTGAGGGTGCGCCCGAAAATGCCGTGCTCCTGACAAAGCCCTACGACGAACAACAAATCGTTTCGGCAGTCCGACAGGCACACAGCACAAAAAGCGAGCTGGCGGAGTAA
- a CDS encoding 2-hydroxyacid dehydrogenase — protein sequence MPSPIAFVSRMNAETETVWKQALRAAMPQEVILSFSELTDEQRRVVDFAIVANPDPADIAALPGLTWIHSLWAGVERLVLELGEKAPPIVRLKDPELSRVMAEAVLAWTYYLQRDMPAYRENQQKALWQELDYRHPAETTVGLLGLGALGMAAADRLIHAGFNVSGWSRSEKAIPGVETLNGDDGLQALLEKSDILVCLVPLTDATRGLLNADRLAAMKPRAAVINFARGAVIVADDLIAALDSGRLSHAVLDVFEQEPLPVDSPFWHHPKVTALPHISAPTSRESSARIVAGNVRAWRESGKLPETVDMARGY from the coding sequence ATGCCATCACCTATCGCCTTTGTTTCACGGATGAATGCGGAAACGGAAACCGTGTGGAAACAGGCGCTGCGCGCCGCAATGCCGCAGGAGGTGATCCTCTCCTTTTCAGAATTAACGGACGAGCAAAGGCGGGTCGTGGATTTTGCCATCGTCGCCAATCCAGATCCGGCCGATATCGCGGCCCTTCCCGGCCTGACCTGGATTCATAGCCTCTGGGCGGGCGTCGAGCGGCTGGTGCTGGAATTGGGAGAAAAGGCGCCGCCTATCGTCCGGCTTAAAGACCCGGAGCTTTCCCGCGTCATGGCCGAAGCAGTGCTTGCATGGACCTATTATCTACAGCGCGACATGCCCGCCTACCGCGAGAACCAGCAAAAAGCATTGTGGCAGGAGCTGGACTACCGCCATCCCGCCGAGACGACAGTTGGGCTCCTCGGTCTCGGTGCGCTTGGCATGGCGGCTGCGGACCGTCTCATCCATGCCGGTTTTAATGTTTCCGGCTGGAGCCGATCGGAAAAGGCGATCCCAGGTGTGGAAACCCTGAATGGAGACGATGGCCTTCAGGCATTGTTGGAAAAAAGCGATATTCTCGTCTGCCTCGTCCCGCTTACGGACGCAACGCGCGGCCTTCTCAACGCCGACCGTCTGGCAGCAATGAAACCGCGAGCAGCCGTGATCAATTTCGCCCGCGGCGCGGTGATCGTCGCGGATGACCTGATTGCAGCGCTCGATTCCGGCAGACTGTCCCACGCGGTACTCGATGTATTCGAGCAGGAACCGCTGCCCGTGGACTCACCATTCTGGCATCACCCGAAAGTCACCGCCCTGCCGCATATCTCTGCGCCGACAAGCCGTGAAAGTTCGGCACGGATCGTTGCGGGCAATGTCCGCGCCTGGCGGGAAAGCGGCAAACTTCCAGAAACCGTCGATATGGCTCGCGGTTACTAG
- a CDS encoding polysaccharide biosynthesis tyrosine autokinase, translating into MHHKTFKSNIGFPESGKDSDTFIDLDRLWAAVVRRANVIAASVIAAVVLAGLYLVFATPVYTAMTQVLLDESLSRYAEEESPVPAAQIVDNRIASAVEILKSKEMALTVVDKAKLDENDTIVNPAMSPVELVKSSVRGILDLVLPGDPPVSEAAIRAGRREKAAAVLQQSLTVERVGRSSVIAISTRSTDRQLAAQIAKTYAQAYLTEQLNANFDASERASVWLQERLTDLNQRAQAAELAVQKFRSDNNIVSSRGELMSESQLADLNGQLISAQADAATASARYNQYKSIIDRGPETAVDNAVVSARDTDNSVIQDLRKRYITISDRQRGIVQQFGADHPQATALEAEKKEVSQQIFQELQQLTGSFKNEYDVANSRVQSLRDSIDKVAGRNSAANITMVQLRELEQRATALRTLYQSYLGRFEEASQKQSLPIAKARIISEAGLPTSPSSPKKTMTMALSVVLGLMLGGGIAALLEFRDRFFHTGNDVRDNLRMRFLGYLPFIGERGVENAKTGNSAATPGGENATLDESGQVSFQKMLRLAVDSPRSSFAETLRNVKLTADVVIQERQCRVIGVISCLPNEGKSVVALNLAGLIASTGKRTLVVDADIRNPGLSRMLTTRQSAGLVEVVLDEVPWTQAVKVDTRTKMGILPVSTSNQFAHSSELLSSSGMRKFIDSAREACDYIIVDLAPVVPVIDAKAFAPQVDGFVFVTEWGKTPIQMVQNLMANEPQIANKTLGIVLNKTDMTELQRYAGPGGSEHYHEKFSAYYGDAKPPVKEDA; encoded by the coding sequence ATGCACCACAAGACCTTTAAATCCAATATTGGTTTTCCGGAATCCGGCAAGGATTCCGATACGTTTATCGACCTCGACCGCCTGTGGGCCGCCGTGGTGCGCCGCGCCAATGTCATTGCCGCCTCCGTCATTGCCGCTGTGGTCCTCGCCGGCCTCTATCTGGTATTCGCGACCCCTGTTTACACCGCGATGACGCAGGTGCTGCTCGATGAAAGCCTCTCGCGTTACGCCGAAGAGGAATCGCCGGTGCCCGCCGCCCAGATCGTCGACAACCGCATCGCCAGCGCCGTGGAAATCCTGAAATCCAAGGAAATGGCGCTGACCGTCGTCGACAAGGCCAAGCTTGACGAGAACGACACGATCGTCAATCCAGCGATGTCCCCGGTCGAACTCGTCAAATCCTCCGTTCGGGGCATCCTCGACCTCGTGCTGCCGGGCGACCCGCCAGTCTCCGAAGCCGCAATCCGCGCCGGACGGCGGGAAAAAGCCGCCGCCGTGCTGCAGCAGTCGCTGACGGTGGAACGTGTCGGCCGCAGCTCGGTCATCGCCATTTCCACGCGTTCGACAGATCGTCAGCTGGCCGCGCAGATCGCCAAGACCTATGCGCAGGCCTATCTCACCGAACAGCTGAACGCCAATTTCGACGCCAGTGAACGTGCTTCTGTCTGGCTGCAGGAACGTCTGACCGACCTCAATCAGCGCGCCCAGGCAGCGGAACTCGCGGTTCAGAAATTCCGGTCCGACAACAATATCGTATCGTCACGCGGCGAACTGATGTCGGAAAGCCAGCTTGCCGATCTCAATGGCCAGCTGATTTCTGCGCAGGCGGATGCAGCCACGGCATCTGCCCGTTACAATCAATATAAATCGATCATCGACCGTGGACCGGAAACAGCCGTCGACAACGCCGTTGTCTCGGCCCGCGACACCGACAATTCGGTCATTCAGGATCTTCGCAAGCGTTACATTACCATTTCCGACCGGCAGCGCGGCATCGTCCAGCAGTTCGGCGCCGATCATCCGCAGGCGACCGCGCTCGAAGCGGAAAAGAAGGAAGTATCGCAGCAGATTTTCCAGGAGTTGCAGCAGCTGACCGGCAGCTTCAAGAACGAATATGACGTCGCCAATTCGCGCGTTCAGTCATTGCGCGACAGCATCGATAAGGTGGCTGGCCGAAATTCGGCAGCCAATATCACCATGGTGCAGCTGCGCGAGCTTGAGCAGCGGGCGACGGCACTGCGCACCCTCTATCAGTCCTATCTCGGACGCTTCGAAGAGGCTTCGCAGAAGCAGTCGCTACCGATCGCCAAGGCCCGCATCATCTCCGAAGCCGGCCTGCCGACATCCCCTTCCAGCCCGAAAAAGACCATGACCATGGCGCTTTCAGTGGTTCTGGGCCTGATGCTCGGTGGCGGCATTGCCGCACTTCTGGAGTTCCGGGACCGCTTCTTCCACACTGGCAACGACGTGCGTGACAATCTGCGCATGCGCTTTCTGGGTTACCTTCCCTTCATTGGTGAACGCGGCGTCGAAAATGCCAAAACAGGCAATAGCGCCGCCACTCCTGGCGGAGAAAACGCAACACTTGACGAAAGCGGTCAGGTCTCGTTCCAGAAAATGCTGCGCCTTGCGGTCGACAGCCCGCGCTCCAGCTTCGCGGAGACGCTGCGCAACGTGAAGCTCACGGCCGATGTCGTCATTCAGGAACGCCAGTGCCGGGTCATCGGCGTCATTTCCTGCCTGCCAAACGAGGGCAAGTCGGTCGTGGCGCTCAATCTCGCCGGCCTGATCGCCTCGACCGGTAAGCGCACGCTTGTCGTGGATGCCGATATCCGCAACCCCGGCCTTAGCCGCATGCTGACGACACGCCAATCCGCCGGACTGGTGGAAGTGGTGCTCGATGAAGTTCCGTGGACGCAGGCGGTAAAGGTGGATACCCGCACGAAAATGGGCATCCTGCCGGTTTCGACCAGCAACCAGTTCGCCCATTCGAGCGAGTTGCTCTCCTCGTCCGGCATGCGCAAATTCATCGACTCCGCCCGCGAGGCCTGCGATTACATCATCGTTGACCTTGCCCCCGTGGTTCCCGTCATCGATGCCAAGGCCTTTGCGCCGCAGGTGGATGGCTTTGTCTTCGTCACCGAATGGGGCAAGACGCCAATCCAGATGGTGCAGAACCTGATGGCCAACGAGCCGCAGATCGCCAACAAAACGCTCGGCATCGTGCTCAACAAGACGGACATGACGGAACTTCAGCGCTACGCCGGCCCCGGTGGTTCGGAGCATTATCACGAGAAATTCTCGGCCTATTACGGCGACGCAAAACCGCCGGTTAAGGAAGATGCCTGA